A genomic stretch from Camelus dromedarius isolate mCamDro1 chromosome 10, mCamDro1.pat, whole genome shotgun sequence includes:
- the KCNT1 gene encoding potassium channel subfamily T member 1 isoform X11, giving the protein MARAKLPRSPSEGKAGPRGAPAGASAPEEPHGLSPLLPARGRGSMGSDVGQRVQVEFYVNENTFKERLKLFFIKNQRSSLRIRLFNFSLKLLTCLLYIVRVLLDDPALGIGCWGCPKQNYTYNESSSEINWAPILWVERKMPLWAIQVIVAIISFLETMLLIYLSYKGNIWEQIFRVSFILEMINTLPFIITIFWAPLRNLFIPVFLNCWLAKHALENMINDFHRAILRTQSAMFNQVLILFCTLLCLVFTGTCGIQHLERAGDNLSLLTSFYFCIVTFSTVGYGDVTPKIWPSQLLVVVMICVALVVLPLQFEELVYLWMERQKSGGNYSRHRAQTEKHVILCVSSLKIDLLMDFLNEFYAHPRLQDYYVVILCPTEMDIQVRRVLQIPLWSQRVIYLQGSALKDQDLMRAKMDNGEACFILSSRNEVDRTAADHQTILRAWAVKDFAPNCPLYVQILKPENKFHVKFADHVVCEEECKYAMLALNCICPATSTLITLLVHTSRGQEGQESPEQWQRMYGRCSGNEVYHIRMGDSKFFREYQGKSFTYAAFHAHKKYGVCLIGLKREENKSILLNPGPRHILAASDTCFYINITKEENSAFIFKQEEKQKKKGFSGPGLYHGPPHLPVRSVLASMGTVAMDLQSTECRPAQSGGGGGGSKLALPTENGSGSRRPSIAPVLELADSSALLPCDLLSDQSEDEMTPSDDEGLSVVEYVKGYPPNSPYIGSSPTLCHLLPVKAPFCCLRLDKGCKHNSYEDAKAYGFKNKLIIVSAEMAGNGLYNFIVPLRAYYRPRRELNPIVLLLDNKPDHHFLEAICCFPMVYYMEGSVDNLDSLLQCGIIYADNLVVVDKESTMSAEEDYMADAKTIVNVQTMFRLFPSLSITTELTHPSNMRFMQFRAKDSYSLALSKLEKRERENGSNLAFMFRLPFAAGRVFSISMLDTLLYQSFVKDYMIPITRLLLGLDTTPGSGYLCAMKITEDDLWIRTYGRLFQKLCSSSAEIPIGIYRTQCHVFSTSEPHDLRAQSQVSVSVEDCEDTREVKGPWGSRVGGGGGSAHGRQTAGADPAEHPLLRRKSLPWARRLSRKGPRHSGKAAAEWISQQRLSLYQRSERQELSELVKNRMKHLGLPTTGYEDVANLTASDVMNRVNLGYLQDEMNDHQNTLSYVLINPPPDTRLEPNDIVYLIRSDPLAHVASGPKSRKSSCSNKLASCNPETRDETQL; this is encoded by the exons GGTCCAGGTGGAGTTCTACGTCAACGAGAACACCTTCAAGGAGCGGCTCAAGCTGTTCTTCATCAAAAACCAAAGATCCA GCCTGAGGATCCGACTGTTCAACTTCTCCCTGAAGCTGCTCACCTGCCTGCTCTACATCGTCCGAGTGCTGCTCGACGACCCAGCCCTGGGGATCGGATG CTGGGGCTGCCCCAAGCAGAACTACACCTACAATGAGTCGTCCTCCGAGATCAATTG ggccCCCATCCTGTGGGTGGAGAGAAAGATGCCTCTGTGGGCCATTCAG gtcaTCGTGGCCATAATCAGCTTTCTGGAGACCATGCTCCTCATTTACCTCAGCTACAAA GGCAACATCTGGGAGCAGATCTTCCGCGTGTCCTTCATCCTGGAGATGATCAACACACTGCCCTTCATCATCACG ATATTCTGGGCCCCACTGCGGAATTTGTTCATCCCTGTGTTTCTCAACTGCTGGCTGGCCAAACACGCCCTGGAAAACATGATC AACGACTTCCACCGCGCCATCCTGCGCACCCAGTCAGCCATGTTCAACCAGGTCCTCATCCTTTTCTGCACCCTGCTGTGCCTGGTCTTCACGGG GACCTGTGGCATCCAGCACCTGGAGCGTGCGGGCGACAACCTGTCACTCCTGACTTCCTTCTACTTCTGCATCGTCACCTTCTCCACCGTGGGCTACGGAGATGTGACGCCCAAGATCTGGCCATCCCAGCTGCTGGTGGTTGTCATGATCTGCGTGGCCCTTGTGGTCCTCCCACTGCAG TTTGAGGAGCTCGTCTACCTGTGGATGGAGCGGCAGAAATCAGGAGGCAACTACAGCCGCCACCGGGCCCAGACGGAGAAGCACGTGATCCTGTGCGTCAGCTCCCTTAAGATCGACCTGCTCATGGACTTCCTGAACGAGTTCTATGCCCATCCCCGGCTGCAG GACTATTACGTTGTCATCCTGTGTCCCACTGAGATGGACATCCAGGTTCGCAGGGTCCTGCAGATACCACTGTGGTCCCAGCGGGTCATCTACCTCCAGGGCTCCGCACTCAAGGACCAAGACCTCATGCGGGCCAA GATGGACAACGGGGAGGCCTGCTTTATCCTCAGCAGCCGGAACGAGGTGGATCGCACAGCAGCG gaccacCAGACCATCCTGCGCGCCTGGGCCGTGAAGGACTTTGCCCCCAACTGCCCCCTGTACGTCCAGATCCTCAAGCCCGAGAACAAGTTTCACGTCAAGTTTGCAG ACCACGTGGTGTGTGAGGAGGAATGCAAGTACGCCATGCTGGCACTAAACTGCATCTGCCCGGCCACATCCACCCTCATCACGCTGCTGGTGCACACGTCCCGCGGCCA AGAAGGCCAGGAGTCGCCGGAGCAGTGGCAGCGCATGTATGGTCGCTGCTCAGGCAACGAGGTCTACCACATCCGCATGGGGGACAGCAAGTTCTTCCGCGAGTACCAGGGCAAGAGCTTCACCTACGCTGCCTTCCACGCCCACAAGAA GTATGGCGTGTGCCTCATTGGCCTGAAGCGGGAGGAGAACAAGAGCATCCTGCTGAACCCGGGGCCGCGGCACATCCTGGCCGCCTCCGACACCTGCTTCTATATCAACATCACCAAGGAGGAGaactctgccttcatcttcaagcaggaggaaaagcagaagaAGAAGGGCTTCTCGGGGCCGGGGCTGTACCACGGGCCGCCCCACCTGCCCGTGCGCAGCGTCCTCGCCTCCATGG GGACCGTGGCCATGGACCTCCAAAGCACGGAGTGCCGGCCTGCACAgagcggcgggggcggcgggggcagcAAGCTGGCACTCCCCACGGAGAACGGCTCCGGCAGCCGGCGGCCCAGCATCGCGCCTGTCCTGGAGTTGGCCGACAGCTCCGCCCTGCTGCCCTGCGACCTGCTGAGTGACCAGTCCGAGGATGAGATGACGCCGTCGGACGACGAGGGGCTGTCTGTGGTGGA gtaCGTGAAGGGCTACCCCCCCAACTCGCCCTACATCGGCAGCTCCCCCACCCTGTGCCACCTTCTGCCTGTGAAGGCCCCCTTCTGCTGCCTGCGACTAGACAAG GGCTGCAAGCACAACAGCTACGAAGATGCCAAGGCCTATGGCTTCAAGAACAAGCTGATCATCGTCTCGGCGGAGATGGCGGGCAACGGACTGTACAACTTCATCGTGCCACTCCGGGCCTACTACCGGCCCCGCAGGGAGCTCAACCCCATCGTGCTGCTGCTGGACAACAA GCCCGACCACCACTTCCTGGAGGCCATCTGCTGCTTCCCCATGGTCTACTACATGGAGGGCTCCGTGGACAA CCTGGACAGCCTGCTGCAGTGTGGCATCATCTACGCCGACAACCTGGTGGTGGTGGACAAGGAGAGCACCATGAGCGCCGAGGAGGACTACATGGCCGACGCCAAGACCATTGTCAACGTGCAGACCATGTTCCG GCTCTTCCCCAGCCTCAGCATCACCACAGAGCTCACCCACCCGTCCAACATGCGCTTCATGCAGTTCCGCGCCAAGGACAGCTACTCTCTGGCtctttccaaactggaaaag AGGGAGCGGGAGAACGGCTCCAACCTGGCCTTCATGTTCCGCCTGCCGTTCGCCGCCGGCCGCGTCTTCAGCATCAGCATGCTGGACACATTACTGTATCAG TCATTTGTGAAAGACTACATGATCCCCATCACCAGGCTGCTGCTGGGCCTGGACACCACGCCGGGCTCCGGCTACCTCTGTGCC ATGAAGATCACCGAGGATGACCTGTGGATCCGCACCTATGGCCGCCTCTTCCAGAAGCTGTGCTCCTCCAGCGCCGAGATCCCCATCGGTATCTACAGGACCCAGTGCCACGTCTTCTCCACCTCAGAG CCCCACGACCTCAGGGCCCAG TCCCAGGTCTCTGTGAGCGTGGAGGACTGCGAGGACACGCGGGAAGTGAAGGGGCCCTGGGGCTCGCGggtgggcggcggcggcggcagcgcccACGGCCGGCAGACAGCAGGCGCCGACCCGGCTGAGCATCCGCTCCTGCGGCGCAAGAGCCTGCCGTGGGCACGGAGACTGAGCCGCAAGGGCCCCCGGCACTCGGGGAAGGCGGCGGCCGAGTGGATCAGCCAGCAGCGGCTCAGCCTGTACCAGCGCTCCGAGCGGCAGGAGCTCTCCGAGCTGGTTAAAAACCGCATGAAGCACCTGGGGCTGCCCACCACTGGCTATG AGGATGTAGCAAATTTAACAGCCAGTGATGTCATGAATCGGGTAAACCTGGGATATTTGCAAG ACGAGATGAATGACCACCAGAACACCCTCTCCTACGTCCTCATCAACCCCCCGCCTGACACGAGGCTGGAGCCCAACGACATCGT GTATCTCATCCGCTCCGACCCCCTGGCCCACGTGGCCAGCGGCCCCAAGAGCCGGAAGAGCAGCTGTAGCAACAAGCTGGCCTCCTGCAACCCGGAGACGCGGGATGAGACGCAGCTTTGA
- the KCNT1 gene encoding potassium channel subfamily T member 1 isoform X5, with protein sequence MCWHCHMRRAAFLGTKGPGPVRGVCAWARLCCPWTLPRSSVRLCPRLVWESRPSICLSTPLSTLMCPLRSVPRLHVEDFSLDSSLSQVQVEFYVNENTFKERLKLFFIKNQRSSLRIRLFNFSLKLLTCLLYIVRVLLDDPALGIGCWGCPKQNYTYNESSSEINWAPILWVERKMPLWAIQVIVAIISFLETMLLIYLSYKGNIWEQIFRVSFILEMINTLPFIITIFWAPLRNLFIPVFLNCWLAKHALENMINDFHRAILRTQSAMFNQVLILFCTLLCLVFTGTCGIQHLERAGDNLSLLTSFYFCIVTFSTVGYGDVTPKIWPSQLLVVVMICVALVVLPLQFEELVYLWMERQKSGGNYSRHRAQTEKHVILCVSSLKIDLLMDFLNEFYAHPRLQDYYVVILCPTEMDIQVRRVLQIPLWSQRVIYLQGSALKDQDLMRAKMDNGEACFILSSRNEVDRTAADHQTILRAWAVKDFAPNCPLYVQILKPENKFHVKFADHVVCEEECKYAMLALNCICPATSTLITLLVHTSRGQEGQESPEQWQRMYGRCSGNEVYHIRMGDSKFFREYQGKSFTYAAFHAHKKYGVCLIGLKREENKSILLNPGPRHILAASDTCFYINITKEENSAFIFKQEEKQKKKGFSGPGLYHGPPHLPVRSVLASMGTVAMDLQSTECRPAQSGGGGGGSKLALPTENGSGSRRPSIAPVLELADSSALLPCDLLSDQSEDEMTPSDDEGLSVVEYVKGYPPNSPYIGSSPTLCHLLPVKAPFCCLRLDKGCKHNSYEDAKAYGFKNKLIIVSAEMAGNGLYNFIVPLRAYYRPRRELNPIVLLLDNKPDHHFLEAICCFPMVYYMEGSVDNLDSLLQCGIIYADNLVVVDKESTMSAEEDYMADAKTIVNVQTMFRLFPSLSITTELTHPSNMRFMQFRAKDSYSLALSKLEKRERENGSNLAFMFRLPFAAGRVFSISMLDTLLYQSFVKDYMIPITRLLLGLDTTPGSGYLCAMKITEDDLWIRTYGRLFQKLCSSSAEIPIGIYRTQCHVFSTSEPHDLRAQSQVSVSVEDCEDTREVKGPWGSRVGGGGGSAHGRQTAGADPAEHPLLRRKSLPWARRLSRKGPRHSGKAAAEWISQQRLSLYQRSERQELSELVKNRMKHLGLPTTGYEDVANLTASDVMNRVNLGYLQDEMNDHQNTLSYVLINPPPDTRLEPNDIVYLIRSDPLAHVASGPKSRKSSCSNKLASCNPETRDETQL encoded by the exons GGTCCAGGTGGAGTTCTACGTCAACGAGAACACCTTCAAGGAGCGGCTCAAGCTGTTCTTCATCAAAAACCAAAGATCCA GCCTGAGGATCCGACTGTTCAACTTCTCCCTGAAGCTGCTCACCTGCCTGCTCTACATCGTCCGAGTGCTGCTCGACGACCCAGCCCTGGGGATCGGATG CTGGGGCTGCCCCAAGCAGAACTACACCTACAATGAGTCGTCCTCCGAGATCAATTG ggccCCCATCCTGTGGGTGGAGAGAAAGATGCCTCTGTGGGCCATTCAG gtcaTCGTGGCCATAATCAGCTTTCTGGAGACCATGCTCCTCATTTACCTCAGCTACAAA GGCAACATCTGGGAGCAGATCTTCCGCGTGTCCTTCATCCTGGAGATGATCAACACACTGCCCTTCATCATCACG ATATTCTGGGCCCCACTGCGGAATTTGTTCATCCCTGTGTTTCTCAACTGCTGGCTGGCCAAACACGCCCTGGAAAACATGATC AACGACTTCCACCGCGCCATCCTGCGCACCCAGTCAGCCATGTTCAACCAGGTCCTCATCCTTTTCTGCACCCTGCTGTGCCTGGTCTTCACGGG GACCTGTGGCATCCAGCACCTGGAGCGTGCGGGCGACAACCTGTCACTCCTGACTTCCTTCTACTTCTGCATCGTCACCTTCTCCACCGTGGGCTACGGAGATGTGACGCCCAAGATCTGGCCATCCCAGCTGCTGGTGGTTGTCATGATCTGCGTGGCCCTTGTGGTCCTCCCACTGCAG TTTGAGGAGCTCGTCTACCTGTGGATGGAGCGGCAGAAATCAGGAGGCAACTACAGCCGCCACCGGGCCCAGACGGAGAAGCACGTGATCCTGTGCGTCAGCTCCCTTAAGATCGACCTGCTCATGGACTTCCTGAACGAGTTCTATGCCCATCCCCGGCTGCAG GACTATTACGTTGTCATCCTGTGTCCCACTGAGATGGACATCCAGGTTCGCAGGGTCCTGCAGATACCACTGTGGTCCCAGCGGGTCATCTACCTCCAGGGCTCCGCACTCAAGGACCAAGACCTCATGCGGGCCAA GATGGACAACGGGGAGGCCTGCTTTATCCTCAGCAGCCGGAACGAGGTGGATCGCACAGCAGCG gaccacCAGACCATCCTGCGCGCCTGGGCCGTGAAGGACTTTGCCCCCAACTGCCCCCTGTACGTCCAGATCCTCAAGCCCGAGAACAAGTTTCACGTCAAGTTTGCAG ACCACGTGGTGTGTGAGGAGGAATGCAAGTACGCCATGCTGGCACTAAACTGCATCTGCCCGGCCACATCCACCCTCATCACGCTGCTGGTGCACACGTCCCGCGGCCA AGAAGGCCAGGAGTCGCCGGAGCAGTGGCAGCGCATGTATGGTCGCTGCTCAGGCAACGAGGTCTACCACATCCGCATGGGGGACAGCAAGTTCTTCCGCGAGTACCAGGGCAAGAGCTTCACCTACGCTGCCTTCCACGCCCACAAGAA GTATGGCGTGTGCCTCATTGGCCTGAAGCGGGAGGAGAACAAGAGCATCCTGCTGAACCCGGGGCCGCGGCACATCCTGGCCGCCTCCGACACCTGCTTCTATATCAACATCACCAAGGAGGAGaactctgccttcatcttcaagcaggaggaaaagcagaagaAGAAGGGCTTCTCGGGGCCGGGGCTGTACCACGGGCCGCCCCACCTGCCCGTGCGCAGCGTCCTCGCCTCCATGG GGACCGTGGCCATGGACCTCCAAAGCACGGAGTGCCGGCCTGCACAgagcggcgggggcggcgggggcagcAAGCTGGCACTCCCCACGGAGAACGGCTCCGGCAGCCGGCGGCCCAGCATCGCGCCTGTCCTGGAGTTGGCCGACAGCTCCGCCCTGCTGCCCTGCGACCTGCTGAGTGACCAGTCCGAGGATGAGATGACGCCGTCGGACGACGAGGGGCTGTCTGTGGTGGA gtaCGTGAAGGGCTACCCCCCCAACTCGCCCTACATCGGCAGCTCCCCCACCCTGTGCCACCTTCTGCCTGTGAAGGCCCCCTTCTGCTGCCTGCGACTAGACAAG GGCTGCAAGCACAACAGCTACGAAGATGCCAAGGCCTATGGCTTCAAGAACAAGCTGATCATCGTCTCGGCGGAGATGGCGGGCAACGGACTGTACAACTTCATCGTGCCACTCCGGGCCTACTACCGGCCCCGCAGGGAGCTCAACCCCATCGTGCTGCTGCTGGACAACAA GCCCGACCACCACTTCCTGGAGGCCATCTGCTGCTTCCCCATGGTCTACTACATGGAGGGCTCCGTGGACAA CCTGGACAGCCTGCTGCAGTGTGGCATCATCTACGCCGACAACCTGGTGGTGGTGGACAAGGAGAGCACCATGAGCGCCGAGGAGGACTACATGGCCGACGCCAAGACCATTGTCAACGTGCAGACCATGTTCCG GCTCTTCCCCAGCCTCAGCATCACCACAGAGCTCACCCACCCGTCCAACATGCGCTTCATGCAGTTCCGCGCCAAGGACAGCTACTCTCTGGCtctttccaaactggaaaag AGGGAGCGGGAGAACGGCTCCAACCTGGCCTTCATGTTCCGCCTGCCGTTCGCCGCCGGCCGCGTCTTCAGCATCAGCATGCTGGACACATTACTGTATCAG TCATTTGTGAAAGACTACATGATCCCCATCACCAGGCTGCTGCTGGGCCTGGACACCACGCCGGGCTCCGGCTACCTCTGTGCC ATGAAGATCACCGAGGATGACCTGTGGATCCGCACCTATGGCCGCCTCTTCCAGAAGCTGTGCTCCTCCAGCGCCGAGATCCCCATCGGTATCTACAGGACCCAGTGCCACGTCTTCTCCACCTCAGAG CCCCACGACCTCAGGGCCCAG TCCCAGGTCTCTGTGAGCGTGGAGGACTGCGAGGACACGCGGGAAGTGAAGGGGCCCTGGGGCTCGCGggtgggcggcggcggcggcagcgcccACGGCCGGCAGACAGCAGGCGCCGACCCGGCTGAGCATCCGCTCCTGCGGCGCAAGAGCCTGCCGTGGGCACGGAGACTGAGCCGCAAGGGCCCCCGGCACTCGGGGAAGGCGGCGGCCGAGTGGATCAGCCAGCAGCGGCTCAGCCTGTACCAGCGCTCCGAGCGGCAGGAGCTCTCCGAGCTGGTTAAAAACCGCATGAAGCACCTGGGGCTGCCCACCACTGGCTATG AGGATGTAGCAAATTTAACAGCCAGTGATGTCATGAATCGGGTAAACCTGGGATATTTGCAAG ACGAGATGAATGACCACCAGAACACCCTCTCCTACGTCCTCATCAACCCCCCGCCTGACACGAGGCTGGAGCCCAACGACATCGT GTATCTCATCCGCTCCGACCCCCTGGCCCACGTGGCCAGCGGCCCCAAGAGCCGGAAGAGCAGCTGTAGCAACAAGCTGGCCTCCTGCAACCCGGAGACGCGGGATGAGACGCAGCTTTGA
- the KCNT1 gene encoding potassium channel subfamily T member 1 isoform X15 produces MPLWAIQVIVAIISFLETMLLIYLSYKGNIWEQIFRVSFILEMINTLPFIITIFWAPLRNLFIPVFLNCWLAKHALENMINDFHRAILRTQSAMFNQVLILFCTLLCLVFTGTCGIQHLERAGDNLSLLTSFYFCIVTFSTVGYGDVTPKIWPSQLLVVVMICVALVVLPLQFEELVYLWMERQKSGGNYSRHRAQTEKHVILCVSSLKIDLLMDFLNEFYAHPRLQDYYVVILCPTEMDIQVRRVLQIPLWSQRVIYLQGSALKDQDLMRAKMDNGEACFILSSRNEVDRTAADHQTILRAWAVKDFAPNCPLYVQILKPENKFHVKFADHVVCEEECKYAMLALNCICPATSTLITLLVHTSRGQEGQESPEQWQRMYGRCSGNEVYHIRMGDSKFFREYQGKSFTYAAFHAHKKYGVCLIGLKREENKSILLNPGPRHILAASDTCFYINITKEENSAFIFKQEEKQKKKGFSGPGLYHGPPHLPVRSVLASMGTVAMDLQSTECRPAQSGGGGGGSKLALPTENGSGSRRPSIAPVLELADSSALLPCDLLSDQSEDEMTPSDDEGLSVVEYVKGYPPNSPYIGSSPTLCHLLPVKAPFCCLRLDKGCKHNSYEDAKAYGFKNKLIIVSAEMAGNGLYNFIVPLRAYYRPRRELNPIVLLLDNKVSPTQLGPHNHEPLGTYPAPLPPVLAARSPESSFGHPAPWGLGFPWDEKDPPHWPLIQVRAGLDMGGGSGSGGWLQDRLSPQARPPLPGGHLLLPHGLLHGGLRGQPGQPAAVWHHLRRQPGGGGQGEHHERRGGLHGRRQDHCQRADHVPALPQPQHHHRAHPPVQHALHAVPRQGQLLSGSFQTGKEGAGERLQPGLHVPPAVRRRPRLQHQHAGHITVSVICERLHDPHHQAAAGPGHHAGLRLPLCQAVLLQRRDPHRYLQDPVPRLLHLRAPRPQGPGEWPLWAHVGSLNSQESCLSPHSPQAWEGVREQVPRMCWPRCSSEASSPPTPPRTGGDKARWEDRAPPTTCHLHLRPRPLSWRVHLPPHCLSQPPCPQAPTSPPEPHTPTEPPKALVLQSPPCTRPSSPHPPPCQDEATEWHRGGGPPVTKSGHAWPRG; encoded by the exons ATGCCTCTGTGGGCCATTCAG gtcaTCGTGGCCATAATCAGCTTTCTGGAGACCATGCTCCTCATTTACCTCAGCTACAAA GGCAACATCTGGGAGCAGATCTTCCGCGTGTCCTTCATCCTGGAGATGATCAACACACTGCCCTTCATCATCACG ATATTCTGGGCCCCACTGCGGAATTTGTTCATCCCTGTGTTTCTCAACTGCTGGCTGGCCAAACACGCCCTGGAAAACATGATC AACGACTTCCACCGCGCCATCCTGCGCACCCAGTCAGCCATGTTCAACCAGGTCCTCATCCTTTTCTGCACCCTGCTGTGCCTGGTCTTCACGGG GACCTGTGGCATCCAGCACCTGGAGCGTGCGGGCGACAACCTGTCACTCCTGACTTCCTTCTACTTCTGCATCGTCACCTTCTCCACCGTGGGCTACGGAGATGTGACGCCCAAGATCTGGCCATCCCAGCTGCTGGTGGTTGTCATGATCTGCGTGGCCCTTGTGGTCCTCCCA CTGCAGTTTGAGGAGCTCGTCTACCTGTGGATGGAGCGGCAGAAATCAGGAGGCAACTACAGCCGCCACCGGGCCCAGACGGAGAAGCACGTGATCCTGTGCGTCAGCTCCCTTAAGATCGACCTGCTCATGGACTTCCTGAACGAGTTCTATGCCCATCCCCGG CTGCAGGACTATTACGTTGTCATCCTGTGTCCCACTGAGATGGACATCCAGGTTCGCAGGGTCCTGCAGATACCACTGTGGTCCCAGCGGGTCATCTACCTCCAGGGCTCCGCACTCAAGGACCAAGACCTCATGCGGGCCAA GATGGACAACGGGGAGGCCTGCTTTATCCTCAGCAGCCGGAACGAGGTGGATCGCACAGCAGCG gaccacCAGACCATCCTGCGCGCCTGGGCCGTGAAGGACTTTGCCCCCAACTGCCCCCTGTACGTCCAGATCCTCAAGCCCGAGAACAAGTTTCACGTCAAGTTTGCAG ACCACGTGGTGTGTGAGGAGGAATGCAAGTACGCCATGCTGGCACTAAACTGCATCTGCCCGGCCACATCCACCCTCATCACGCTGCTGGTGCACACGTCCCGCGGCCA AGAAGGCCAGGAGTCGCCGGAGCAGTGGCAGCGCATGTATGGTCGCTGCTCAGGCAACGAGGTCTACCACATCCGCATGGGGGACAGCAAGTTCTTCCGCGAGTACCAGGGCAAGAGCTTCACCTACGCTGCCTTCCACGCCCACAAGAA GTATGGCGTGTGCCTCATTGGCCTGAAGCGGGAGGAGAACAAGAGCATCCTGCTGAACCCGGGGCCGCGGCACATCCTGGCCGCCTCCGACACCTGCTTCTATATCAACATCACCAAGGAGGAGaactctgccttcatcttcaagcaggaggaaaagcagaagaAGAAGGGCTTCTCGGGGCCGGGGCTGTACCACGGGCCGCCCCACCTGCCCGTGCGCAGCGTCCTCGCCTCCATGG GGACCGTGGCCATGGACCTCCAAAGCACGGAGTGCCGGCCTGCACAgagcggcgggggcggcgggggcagcAAGCTGGCACTCCCCACGGAGAACGGCTCCGGCAGCCGGCGGCCCAGCATCGCGCCTGTCCTGGAGTTGGCCGACAGCTCCGCCCTGCTGCCCTGCGACCTGCTGAGTGACCAGTCCGAGGATGAGATGACGCCGTCGGACGACGAGGGGCTGTCTGTGGTGGA gtaCGTGAAGGGCTACCCCCCCAACTCGCCCTACATCGGCAGCTCCCCCACCCTGTGCCACCTTCTGCCTGTGAAGGCCCCCTTCTGCTGCCTGCGACTAGACAAG GGCTGCAAGCACAACAGCTACGAAGATGCCAAGGCCTATGGCTTCAAGAACAAGCTGATCATCGTCTCGGCGGAGATGGCGGGCAACGGACTGTACAACTTCATCGTGCCACTCCGGGCCTACTACCGGCCCCGCAGGGAGCTCAACCCCATCGTGCTGCTGCTGGACAACAA AGTCTCCCCGACCCAGCTGGGGCCCCACAACCATGAGCCCCTGGGCACCTACCCAGCACCACTACCCCCAGTCCTGGCAGCCCGGAGCCCAGAGTCCAGCTTTGGCCATCCTGCCCCCTGGGGCCTTGGTTTCCCCTGGGATGAAAAAGATCCTCCCCATTGGCCTCTCATCCAGGTCAGGGCCGGGCTGGACATGGGTGGCGGGAGCGGGTCAGGTGGGTGGCTCCAGGACCGGCTGTCCCCACAGGCCCGACCACCACTTCCTGGAGGCCATCTGCTGCTTCCCCATGGTCTACTACATGGAGGGCTCCGTGGACAA CCTGGACAGCCTGCTGCAGTGTGGCATCATCTACGCCGACAACCTGGTGGTGGTGGACAAGGAGAGCACCATGAGCGCCGAGGAGGACTACATGGCCGACGCCAAGACCATTGTCAACGTGCAGACCATGTTCCG GCTCTTCCCCAGCCTCAGCATCACCACAGAGCTCACCCACCCGTCCAACATGCGCTTCATGCAGTTCCGCGCCAAGGACAGCTACTCTCTGGCtctttccaaactggaaaag AGGGAGCGGGAGAACGGCTCCAACCTGGCCTTCATGTTCCGCCTGCCGTTCGCCGCCGGCCGCGTCTTCAGCATCAGCATGCTGGACACATTACTGTATCAG TCATTTGTGAAAGACTACATGATCCCCATCACCAGGCTGCTGCTGGGCCTGGACACCACGCCGGGCTCCGGCTACCTCTGTGCC AAGCTGTGCTCCTCCAGCGCCGAGATCCCCATCGGTATCTACAGGACCCAGTGCCACGTCTTCTCCACCTCAGAG CCCCACGACCTCAGGGCCCAGGTGAGTGGCCCCTTTGGGCCCACGTGGGTTCACTTAACTCACAAGAGTCCTGCCTGAGCCCACACTCaccccaggcctgggagggggtgagggaaCAGGTCCCCAGGATGTGCTGGCCGAGGTGCAGCTCAGAGgcctcctcaccccccaccccgccgcgTACAGGTGGGGACAAGGCCCGATGGGAAGACCGGGCTCCCCCCACCACGTGCCACCTGCACCTCAGGCCACGGCCCCTATCTTGGCGGGTGCACCTTCCTCCCCACTGTCTGTCCCAACCTCCATGCCCCCAGGCCCCCACATCACCCCCAGAGCCCCACACCCCCACCGAGCCACCCAAGGCCCTGGTGCTTCAGAGCCCACCATGCACCCgccccagctctccccacccacccccctgcCAAGATGAGGCAACTGAGTGGCACAGAGGAGGTGGCCCTCCTGTGACAAAGTCAGGACATGCATGGCCCAGAGGCTGA